From the genome of Maridesulfovibrio ferrireducens, one region includes:
- a CDS encoding HD domain-containing phosphohydrolase → MAEQQSPIMHNETYHPQEDKPTSKIVLVLLLVLLVSIGICFLANQSITDRNEDFLDNQQKRLALLSDGRAEAMETWLKHLSKEGDRLIKSDLFRLYASEVEVFKDDLSSIFSMSSFENGELTEDKAELAAQLPMMQNMLREFTTYTGFVTARILSTDGQAYIATDGYLPPLDEAQMVLASETVTNKNAQYSPLRKTPQGLEMDVFVPMFADSGASKVVGLLMMTQQVTGKITELLSNSALSAEGERTCLVQKKGEGYLNVLPWTSEGFAEVPNSVKFENSGLAFGERDGLDNYKRKVYSLGVKVDSLDWWIVQQNDYEISRKSIDAFSRSVYIVSVFAILIVILMAGLVWWVLASVNSKRMAKKFECLASQIDCQKRFIDSINAAVDEFITLKDISGKYTYVNDAFAEATGRSKEDLIGMDDAAIFGFDTAKRLTAPDKAVCEADRKITFTESVFLRSKRYQFHIAKSPYRNAAGACLGVVSVFRDITDFVAVQENNKRLVQRAIMVLANTIEAADPHLGGHTKLVSGISVAIGRIMNLSETDLLQLETAANLSQIGKVFVPKEILIKPGKLTEEEKLIMEQHVEHAYKILKDIDIAEDVVQAIYQMNEHLDGNGYPKKLKGAEIVVLARILAVANVFCAMIRPRVYRAAKTTEQALDILVSDTSKFDHDVVEVLRKVVSTSEIEKLLAG, encoded by the coding sequence ATGGCAGAACAACAATCCCCGATTATGCATAATGAGACGTATCATCCTCAGGAAGATAAACCGACGAGCAAGATCGTTTTGGTTCTTCTTTTGGTGCTGCTTGTCTCGATAGGGATTTGTTTCTTAGCGAACCAAAGTATTACGGATCGCAACGAAGACTTTTTAGATAATCAGCAGAAACGATTAGCTTTACTCAGCGATGGGCGAGCTGAAGCAATGGAAACATGGCTGAAACATCTTAGCAAAGAAGGTGATCGGCTGATTAAATCAGATCTTTTCAGGTTGTATGCCTCGGAAGTTGAGGTCTTCAAAGATGATTTATCTTCAATTTTCAGTATGAGTTCATTTGAGAATGGAGAGCTTACAGAAGATAAGGCAGAACTGGCAGCGCAATTGCCTATGATGCAAAATATGCTCAGAGAGTTTACGACTTATACGGGCTTTGTAACTGCAAGAATACTTAGCACTGATGGTCAGGCTTATATTGCTACGGATGGATATCTTCCTCCTCTTGATGAAGCCCAGATGGTTCTTGCCAGTGAAACAGTTACTAATAAAAATGCGCAATATTCGCCACTTAGGAAAACCCCGCAGGGGCTTGAGATGGATGTTTTTGTGCCAATGTTTGCTGATAGCGGTGCTTCAAAAGTCGTTGGGCTTTTGATGATGACACAGCAGGTAACAGGCAAGATTACAGAATTACTCTCTAACTCTGCTTTATCAGCGGAGGGGGAGCGTACCTGTTTAGTTCAGAAGAAAGGTGAAGGGTATTTGAATGTTTTGCCTTGGACTTCTGAGGGATTTGCCGAAGTACCGAATTCTGTGAAGTTTGAAAATTCCGGTCTTGCTTTTGGTGAACGGGATGGTTTGGATAATTATAAAAGAAAAGTTTATTCTTTAGGTGTCAAAGTTGACTCTCTGGATTGGTGGATTGTTCAGCAAAATGATTATGAAATATCCAGAAAGTCCATTGATGCTTTTTCCCGTTCTGTTTATATCGTTTCAGTTTTCGCTATTCTCATAGTTATTCTCATGGCCGGATTAGTCTGGTGGGTTCTAGCCAGCGTCAACAGCAAACGCATGGCAAAAAAATTCGAGTGTCTAGCTTCTCAGATAGACTGTCAGAAGCGTTTTATTGACAGCATCAATGCGGCTGTTGATGAGTTTATTACTTTGAAAGATATTTCAGGTAAATATACTTACGTTAACGATGCTTTTGCTGAGGCTACCGGACGTTCGAAAGAAGACCTTATCGGTATGGATGACGCAGCTATTTTCGGATTTGACACAGCAAAGCGTTTAACAGCTCCTGACAAGGCTGTTTGCGAAGCTGACCGTAAAATTACTTTCACTGAGTCAGTCTTTTTGCGTTCAAAACGTTATCAGTTTCATATTGCAAAATCTCCATATAGAAATGCCGCCGGCGCATGTCTGGGAGTTGTTTCTGTTTTTCGGGATATTACGGATTTTGTAGCTGTTCAAGAAAATAATAAACGACTTGTTCAGCGGGCTATAATGGTTCTTGCCAACACAATTGAGGCCGCAGATCCTCATCTTGGCGGTCATACAAAACTTGTATCCGGAATTTCCGTGGCAATAGGGAGAATTATGAACCTTTCTGAAACAGATCTTTTGCAGCTGGAGACAGCGGCAAATCTTTCTCAGATTGGTAAGGTTTTTGTGCCTAAAGAGATATTGATTAAGCCCGGAAAGCTGACTGAAGAAGAAAAACTGATAATGGAACAGCATGTCGAACACGCTTATAAAATTCTTAAGGATATTGATATCGCTGAAGACGTTGTTCAGGCAATTTATCAGATGAATGAGCATTTGGATGGTAATGGTTATCCAAAGAAGCTCAAGGGGGCTGAGATTGTCGTCTTGGCACGTATTCTGGCTGTTGCGAACGTTTTTTGTGCCATGATAAGACCCCGAGTTTATCGTGCAGCAAAAACGACTGAACAGGCGCTTGATATTCTAGTTTCTGATACTTCGAAGTTCGATCATGACGTTGTAGAAGTTTTGAGAAAGGTTGTTTCTACTTCAGAAATTGAAAAGCTGCTTGCTGGCTAA
- a CDS encoding TolC family outer membrane protein, whose translation MKKTILLILILTLFTFNIAHAEIDGTVSLKESVIQAVKQHPKIKSLLFNRQAVDETLSAALGRFFPSLDASSSVGLQNYDSAATRTLNRNTDSNGASDNSLTLTQNIFDGMERLSQYDREKARLESAKQRLFDNVETVALDAIRTHINVLRERKLMGLAEKNIQDHQDVLSNISERVTAGAGNKADEMQAKGRVARAEITLVTYTGDLQTVEAEYLRVVGKKPKALAPAEYLASMAPTTMDSVLSQTLENNPKIKVAKAEISVAEESKGIIQARMYPDVNLKLSSRYTDQLDGSKTYLQDNRAMVGISWNLFSGGTDYKDAQAADSRIKEAEADLRDTTDDITRQVATAWSEFQTASNQIRLHEEALQYSIESRDMYIMQFNVGQRSLLDVLDAINEVFSNSVLLETARSNQIFSIYKFLTLQGTLVNTLEVAKATYDTIPE comes from the coding sequence ATGAAAAAAACTATCCTACTCATACTGATTTTAACTCTTTTCACGTTCAATATCGCCCATGCAGAAATCGACGGAACTGTTTCTTTAAAAGAAAGTGTCATTCAAGCGGTTAAACAACATCCTAAAATTAAATCCCTACTCTTCAATCGTCAGGCGGTAGACGAAACTCTCTCGGCTGCTCTGGGACGCTTTTTCCCTTCACTTGATGCGTCATCAAGTGTGGGCCTGCAAAATTACGACAGTGCTGCCACCAGAACTTTAAACCGAAACACTGATTCTAACGGAGCTTCTGACAACTCACTGACGTTAACCCAAAATATTTTTGATGGTATGGAACGCTTAAGCCAGTATGACCGTGAAAAAGCTCGACTGGAGTCAGCAAAACAAAGACTTTTCGACAATGTTGAAACTGTAGCCCTCGATGCTATACGGACACACATCAATGTTCTGCGGGAACGCAAACTTATGGGGCTGGCTGAAAAAAACATTCAAGACCACCAAGATGTTTTAAGTAATATTTCAGAAAGAGTTACAGCTGGAGCAGGTAATAAAGCTGATGAAATGCAGGCGAAAGGACGTGTAGCAAGAGCAGAAATAACCCTTGTTACTTACACCGGAGATTTGCAAACGGTTGAAGCCGAATACCTCAGAGTTGTCGGCAAAAAGCCGAAAGCTCTTGCTCCTGCGGAGTATTTAGCAAGTATGGCTCCAACCACTATGGACTCAGTGCTGAGCCAAACGTTGGAGAACAACCCTAAAATAAAAGTCGCAAAAGCTGAAATTTCAGTTGCTGAAGAAAGCAAAGGGATTATTCAGGCCCGTATGTATCCTGATGTTAATCTCAAACTCAGCTCCCGTTACACAGATCAATTGGACGGGTCAAAAACATATTTACAAGACAATCGGGCAATGGTCGGTATTTCCTGGAACCTTTTTAGCGGCGGAACAGATTATAAGGACGCTCAGGCTGCTGACTCACGCATCAAGGAAGCAGAGGCTGATCTTAGGGATACCACTGATGATATCACTCGTCAGGTCGCAACGGCCTGGAGTGAATTCCAGACCGCCTCAAATCAGATAAGACTTCATGAAGAAGCTCTTCAATACAGCATTGAATCGCGCGATATGTATATTATGCAGTTTAATGTAGGACAGCGCAGTCTTCTTGATGTTCTCGATGCAATCAACGAAGTATTCAGTAACAGTGTGTTGCTTGAGACAGCCCGAAGTAATCAAATATTCAGTATTTACAAATTCCTTACACTTCAAGGTACACTTGTGAATACGTTGGAAGTTGCCAAGGCCACATATGATACTATTCCTGAATAA